In Armatimonadota bacterium, the following are encoded in one genomic region:
- the rplT gene encoding 50S ribosomal protein L20: MPRVKRGTMTHKRHAKILKQASGYWGAKSRLFKTAKEQVMKSGNYAFRDRRAKKRDFRRLWITRISAACRMNGMPYGRFIEALSKAEINLDRKVLAEMAVVDAQGFASLVERAKAQLASA, translated from the coding sequence ATGCCACGCGTGAAACGCGGGACTATGACGCATAAGCGTCATGCTAAGATACTAAAGCAAGCAAGTGGATATTGGGGCGCAAAGAGCAGGCTTTTCAAGACTGCCAAAGAGCAGGTGATGAAGTCGGGCAACTACGCTTTCCGCGATAGAAGAGCCAAAAAGCGCGATTTTCGTCGGCTGTGGATCACGCGCATCAGCGCCGCCTGCCGCATGAACGGTATGCCCTACGGCAGGTTTATCGAGGCCTTGAGCAAGGCCGAAATAAATCTGGATCGTAAAGTTCTTGCAGAGATGGCGGTTGTAGACGCGCAGGGTTTCGCTTCTCTTGTAGAGAGAGCGAAAGCCCAGTTGGCGAGCGCTTAA
- the rpmI gene encoding 50S ribosomal protein L35: MPKIKTRKTAAKRFEVTANGKIRRGNTGMNHLKMKKSSSAKRRLSMKSEVTTGEKRVIRRLIPGI, from the coding sequence GTGCCTAAGATTAAGACAAGAAAAACAGCGGCGAAGAGGTTCGAGGTTACGGCCAACGGCAAGATTCGCCGAGGCAACACCGGCATGAACCACCTGAAGATGAAGAAGTCTTCGAGTGCGAAGCGCCGCCTATCTATGAAGAGTGAAGTAACCACCGGTGAGAAGCGCGTCATAAGACGTTTGATCCCCGGAATTTAA
- the infC gene encoding translation initiation factor IF-3, producing MRGTHPLDRQRIIRGDIVIQKDLRVNERIRAREVRLIDENGAQVGVIPFREALAYARERGLDLIEVAGNAAPPVCRVMDYGKYRYEQGKRDRDAQKKQKMTELKGIRMRPGTDEHDFQFKLRNAVKFLKAGHKVKITVIFRSREFTHPEFARESLNRMGEIVKEEGAGIVERPAIMEGRTMTMILAPAVDAPTK from the coding sequence ATGAGAGGAACGCATCCGCTCGACCGGCAGAGAATCATCAGAGGTGATATAGTTATACAAAAGGACCTCAGGGTAAATGAACGCATTCGTGCGCGGGAAGTAAGGCTTATCGATGAGAACGGCGCCCAGGTGGGTGTAATACCGTTTCGCGAGGCTCTTGCATATGCCAGGGAGCGTGGCCTTGATCTTATCGAGGTGGCAGGTAATGCCGCTCCGCCCGTATGCCGGGTCATGGACTACGGGAAGTATCGTTACGAGCAGGGTAAGCGCGACCGAGATGCCCAGAAGAAGCAGAAGATGACCGAACTCAAGGGCATTCGGATGCGGCCGGGCACGGACGAGCATGACTTCCAGTTCAAGCTCCGAAATGCGGTAAAGTTTCTCAAGGCCGGGCACAAGGTAAAGATTACGGTGATCTTCCGCAGCAGGGAGTTCACTCATCCGGAGTTTGCAAGAGAGTCTCTGAACCGGATGGGCGAGATCGTTAAAGAAGAAGGCGCGGGGATCGTCGAGAGACCGGCTATAATGGAGGGCAGGACCATGACAATGATCCTTGCTCCGGCTGTTGATGCGCCGACAAAGTAG
- a CDS encoding glycoside hydrolase family 3 C-terminal domain-containing protein, which produces MVENSDKRANELLAQMTPEEKIDYIGGTGFAVRAVERLGIPEIVMSDGPMGCRCYGLTTAYPAGISLAATWNTDFARRIGEALGKDCRARGVHILLAPGVNIYRSPKCGRNFEYMGEDPYLASTMVVPLIEGIQSQEVLATVKHFICNNQEWDRNNISSEVDERTLREIYLPAFKAAIQKAKSRCLMNSYNLLNGIHCSEHDWLLNKVLREEWGFDGFVMSDWDSVYDAVNAANNGLDLEMPTGKFMNKENLLPAIKDGRVKESTIDDKVRRLLRIFIAAGFLDRPQLDESILKDNPECAKTALEVARQSIVLLKNESNILPLKREAKNVVVLGPNAHPAVYCGGGSAFTDTFHSTSIADGMREIGGDCVKVLLPEYLGFESPFKMEVFNNQELAGEPDNTLYVDNIDFVWNDNPAPGANSLYHYSVRWTGKIRPQRAGKYMLTAIADDGVRIYLDNKLIAEDWCEHAARVAEAMVDLEEREYDVRIEYFQQEHAALVSFTWRLASIEMLTDVKGADAIVYCAGFNQDSEGEGYDRPFELPKEQIEMIKAISEVNPNVIVVLNTGGGVAWDGWLDSVPAIIEAWYPGQEVGRVVAETIFGDVNPSGKLPATFEKHEQDNPTAPYYNINDNGKTPYAEGIFVGYRGYDKNKVEPQFCFGYGLSYTTFEFGDLKITEHGSGASKTIEVTCSVKNTGSRAGAEVAQLYVGDVECSVSRPIRELKGFNKLTLEPGETKTAGFTLSKDGLAFYDVNTRSWIVEPGEFTAWVGSSSRDLPLRGTFVW; this is translated from the coding sequence ATGGTCGAAAATTCTGACAAGCGCGCAAATGAGCTTCTCGCTCAAATGACACCCGAGGAGAAGATCGATTATATCGGCGGCACCGGATTTGCTGTTAGGGCTGTCGAAAGACTCGGCATCCCCGAGATAGTTATGTCTGATGGCCCTATGGGCTGCCGCTGCTACGGCCTGACCACTGCCTACCCGGCAGGTATCTCCCTAGCGGCTACCTGGAATACGGATTTTGCACGCAGGATAGGTGAAGCACTGGGCAAAGACTGCCGCGCGCGAGGCGTGCATATTCTGCTTGCCCCGGGCGTCAATATATACCGCTCACCCAAGTGCGGCAGAAACTTCGAGTATATGGGCGAGGACCCGTATCTGGCTTCCACTATGGTCGTGCCTCTTATTGAGGGTATTCAGTCGCAGGAAGTGCTGGCGACGGTCAAGCATTTCATATGCAACAATCAGGAGTGGGACCGCAACAATATCAGCTCTGAAGTTGATGAGCGGACTTTGCGCGAGATATATCTGCCCGCGTTCAAAGCAGCGATCCAAAAGGCCAAGTCCAGATGCCTTATGAACTCCTATAACCTGCTTAACGGCATCCACTGCTCCGAGCACGATTGGCTCCTCAACAAAGTCTTGAGGGAAGAGTGGGGGTTCGACGGTTTCGTCATGTCCGACTGGGACTCGGTCTACGATGCCGTTAACGCGGCCAACAATGGTCTGGACCTGGAGATGCCTACAGGCAAGTTCATGAACAAAGAGAACCTCCTGCCTGCTATCAAAGACGGCAGGGTCAAGGAATCGACCATAGACGATAAAGTCCGCCGCTTGCTGCGTATATTTATTGCCGCCGGTTTCCTGGATAGACCCCAGCTCGATGAGTCCATACTTAAAGACAACCCCGAGTGCGCGAAGACGGCCCTTGAGGTCGCGCGTCAGTCCATTGTCTTGCTAAAGAATGAGAGCAACATACTTCCATTGAAGCGCGAGGCCAAGAATGTTGTTGTGCTGGGACCGAATGCGCATCCGGCGGTCTATTGCGGCGGCGGCAGCGCGTTTACAGACACTTTCCACTCGACCAGCATAGCCGACGGCATGCGCGAAATCGGCGGAGACTGCGTCAAGGTTCTCCTGCCTGAGTATCTTGGGTTTGAATCCCCATTCAAGATGGAAGTGTTCAACAACCAGGAATTGGCTGGTGAGCCTGACAATACTCTTTATGTTGATAACATAGACTTCGTCTGGAACGACAACCCTGCCCCGGGAGCAAACAGTCTATACCACTATTCCGTGCGTTGGACAGGCAAGATACGACCGCAGCGTGCAGGCAAGTATATGCTCACAGCAATAGCCGATGATGGCGTCAGAATATATCTGGACAACAAGCTCATCGCCGAGGACTGGTGCGAGCACGCGGCGCGTGTGGCGGAGGCAATGGTCGATCTTGAAGAGCGAGAATACGATGTTCGGATAGAGTATTTCCAGCAAGAACATGCCGCATTGGTTTCATTTACATGGCGGTTGGCCTCGATCGAGATGTTGACGGATGTCAAGGGCGCCGATGCAATTGTCTATTGCGCCGGGTTCAATCAGGACAGTGAAGGCGAAGGTTACGACAGACCGTTCGAGCTTCCCAAAGAGCAGATCGAGATGATTAAGGCTATATCGGAGGTCAATCCGAATGTTATAGTCGTGCTGAATACCGGCGGCGGCGTGGCATGGGACGGCTGGCTGGATAGCGTGCCGGCTATAATAGAGGCCTGGTACCCCGGCCAGGAGGTCGGCAGGGTTGTTGCGGAGACTATCTTTGGAGATGTAAACCCGTCAGGTAAACTTCCGGCTACCTTCGAAAAGCATGAGCAGGACAACCCGACAGCGCCGTATTACAATATAAACGATAACGGCAAGACCCCATACGCCGAAGGTATATTTGTCGGCTACAGGGGATATGATAAGAACAAAGTGGAGCCGCAGTTCTGCTTTGGTTATGGACTGTCATACACGACTTTCGAGTTCGGTGATCTTAAGATTACCGAACATGGCAGCGGTGCTTCCAAAACAATCGAGGTCACCTGCTCAGTTAAGAATACAGGCAGCCGTGCAGGAGCCGAAGTCGCTCAGCTTTATGTAGGCGATGTCGAATGCAGCGTTTCTCGACCGATACGTGAGCTTAAAGGCTTTAATAAGCTGACTCTCGAGCCGGGTGAGACAAAGACCGCCGGCTTTACTTTAAGCAAAGACGGTCTTGCATTTTACGACGTCAACACGCGCTCGTGGATCGTCGAACCGGGCGAGTTCACCGCGTGGGTCGGCTCATCGTCAAGAGACCTGCCATTGCGTGGGACGTTTGTGTGGTAA
- the thrS gene encoding threonine--tRNA ligase: MDKKMTEQELSTLRHSTSHVMAHAVKNLFPEAKIAIGPSIEDGFYYDFGVSRAFTPEDLERISEEMAKIIAGKSEFVRKEVSRAEALEIFKDEPYKTELINELPEGETISIYEENGFVDLCRGPHLANTGEVKAYKLLHAAGAYWRGDEKNPMLQRIYGTAFASQEDLDAYLLKLEEAEKRDHRKLGRDLDLFSIQEEAGPGLVFWHPKGALVRKIIEDYWRNEHYANGYELVYTPHIARQDLWKTSGHLDFFTENMFQPMEVEGQPYLIKPMNCPFHLLIYKSTVRSYRELPIRWAELGTVYRYERSGVLHGLMRVRGFTQDDAHIICTRDQLDSETKRVLDFVLMILKRFGFEQFEIYLSTRPEKSVGEDDVWEQAMDSLKAALDSLGLNYKIDEGGGAFYGPKIDVKIKDAIGRVWQCSTIQVDFNEPERFDITYVGQDNQQHRPIMIHRALFGSLERFMGVLIEHYAGAFPLWLAPVQAMVIPIADRHAEYAEKVAAKLKAEGFRVQVDDRNEKTGYKIREAQMQKIPYMLVVGDREAEADAVSVRSRAEGDKGAVPVGDLINQLKQELEQ, from the coding sequence ATGGACAAGAAGATGACGGAACAGGAACTATCAACGCTCAGACACAGCACATCGCACGTAATGGCGCATGCGGTCAAGAATCTCTTTCCGGAGGCAAAGATCGCGATAGGCCCGTCTATTGAGGACGGCTTCTATTACGATTTCGGGGTCAGCCGCGCATTCACTCCTGAGGATTTGGAGCGCATCTCCGAGGAGATGGCAAAGATAATCGCGGGCAAGAGCGAGTTTGTCCGCAAAGAGGTATCTCGCGCCGAGGCTCTGGAGATATTTAAGGACGAGCCGTATAAGACCGAGCTTATCAACGAACTTCCCGAGGGCGAGACTATCAGCATTTATGAGGAGAACGGCTTTGTCGACCTGTGCCGCGGCCCGCACCTCGCAAACACCGGCGAGGTCAAGGCGTATAAGCTTTTGCATGCTGCGGGCGCGTATTGGCGCGGCGACGAAAAGAACCCGATGCTCCAGAGAATATACGGCACAGCTTTTGCCTCTCAGGAAGACCTTGATGCATACCTTCTCAAACTTGAAGAGGCCGAAAAGCGCGACCACCGCAAACTGGGCCGCGATTTGGACCTGTTTTCGATCCAGGAAGAGGCCGGGCCGGGTCTGGTGTTCTGGCATCCCAAGGGCGCGCTTGTCCGCAAGATAATAGAGGACTACTGGCGCAACGAGCACTATGCCAATGGCTATGAGCTGGTCTATACGCCGCATATCGCCCGCCAGGACCTCTGGAAGACCAGCGGCCATCTGGATTTCTTTACCGAGAACATGTTCCAGCCGATGGAGGTTGAGGGGCAGCCGTATCTGATCAAGCCGATGAACTGCCCGTTCCACCTGCTTATCTATAAATCAACAGTGCGCAGCTATCGCGAACTGCCGATCCGCTGGGCCGAGCTTGGCACGGTATATCGCTACGAGCGCTCCGGCGTATTGCACGGCCTGATGCGCGTGCGCGGCTTTACACAGGACGATGCCCACATCATCTGTACGCGCGATCAGCTCGACTCCGAGACCAAGCGTGTCCTTGATTTTGTCCTAATGATCCTGAAGCGATTCGGCTTCGAGCAGTTCGAGATTTATCTGTCCACCAGGCCGGAGAAGTCGGTTGGCGAGGACGATGTCTGGGAGCAGGCTATGGACTCGCTCAAGGCGGCTCTGGATAGCCTCGGTCTGAATTATAAGATCGACGAGGGCGGCGGAGCGTTCTACGGCCCTAAGATCGACGTCAAGATTAAGGACGCCATAGGCCGTGTGTGGCAGTGCAGCACCATCCAGGTCGACTTCAACGAGCCCGAGCGGTTCGATATCACCTATGTCGGCCAGGACAACCAGCAGCACAGACCTATTATGATCCACAGAGCCCTTTTCGGCTCGTTGGAGCGCTTCATGGGCGTTTTGATAGAGCACTATGCAGGCGCATTTCCGCTCTGGCTGGCCCCTGTTCAGGCTATGGTAATACCTATTGCCGACAGGCACGCCGAATATGCCGAAAAAGTTGCGGCAAAACTTAAAGCCGAGGGTTTCCGTGTCCAGGTCGATGACCGTAACGAGAAGACCGGTTATAAGATCCGCGAGGCTCAGATGCAGAAGATCCCGTATATGCTGGTGGTCGGTGACCGCGAAGCCGAAGCAGACGCGGTATCCGTGCGGTCGCGCGCCGAAGGCGACAAAGGCGCAGTGCCTGTAGGTGACCTGATAAACCAGTTGAAACAGGAATTGGAGCAATAA
- the galE gene encoding UDP-glucose 4-epimerase GalE has translation MAILVTGGLGYVGSHAVKMLMERGESVVSLDDLVFGHKEAASGSEIVVGDIGDKDLLRKIFSSHKIEAVMHFAAFADVGESVADPKKYYVTNVSKSLAMLDVMLEFDIKMMIFSSSAATFGEPKEIPIPEDHPKDPTNPYGRSKLMLEEILKEYERAYGLRSISFRYFNASGADPSGLIGEDHKPEHHIIPLVLEVASGKREKFSMFGTDWPTPDGTCIRDYVHVTDLAQAHVLGLEALRNGKQTSVYNLGNGSGYSNREVIATAEQVTGKKINVVDAPRRPGDPAVLVASSKKIMSELGWSPKYPELKTIIETAWNWHSKHPNGYGS, from the coding sequence ATGGCTATTCTGGTGACAGGCGGGCTGGGCTATGTAGGCAGCCACGCCGTGAAGATGCTGATGGAGCGCGGTGAAAGTGTTGTCAGCCTCGATGACCTTGTATTCGGCCACAAAGAGGCTGCATCCGGCAGCGAGATCGTAGTCGGCGATATTGGTGACAAAGACCTGCTCAGGAAGATATTTTCCAGTCATAAGATCGAAGCGGTGATGCACTTTGCAGCGTTTGCGGACGTTGGCGAGTCCGTCGCCGACCCAAAGAAGTATTATGTCACCAACGTCTCCAAGAGCCTTGCCATGCTCGATGTCATGCTGGAGTTCGATATCAAGATGATGATCTTTTCATCCAGCGCAGCTACCTTCGGCGAGCCTAAGGAGATTCCAATTCCAGAAGACCATCCCAAAGACCCGACCAACCCCTACGGCCGTTCCAAGCTCATGCTCGAAGAGATCTTGAAGGAGTATGAGCGCGCATACGGCCTGCGGTCGATCTCATTCAGATATTTCAATGCTTCCGGTGCCGACCCTTCCGGCCTGATAGGCGAGGACCATAAGCCCGAGCATCATATTATTCCACTGGTTCTTGAAGTGGCGTCGGGCAAAAGAGAGAAGTTCAGCATGTTCGGCACAGACTGGCCGACTCCCGACGGCACCTGCATACGTGACTATGTCCATGTCACCGATCTGGCCCAGGCGCATGTTTTGGGCCTGGAGGCACTGCGCAACGGCAAGCAGACCAGTGTATATAACCTCGGCAACGGCAGCGGTTACTCTAACCGCGAAGTAATTGCGACAGCCGAGCAGGTGACCGGCAAGAAGATAAATGTAGTCGACGCCCCGAGGCGTCCGGGAGACCCGGCGGTGCTGGTGGCAAGCTCCAAAAAGATCATGTCGGAGCTTGGCTGGTCGCCTAAGTATCCTGAGCTTAAGACAATTATCGAGACAGCCTGGAACTGGCACAGCAAACATCCAAATGGTTACGGCAGTTAG
- the hisF gene encoding imidazole glycerol phosphate synthase subunit HisF — translation MLSKRIIPCLDVRNKKVTKGVKFKNNVELGDPVEMAVAYSDGGCDELVFYDITASAERRPIDIEMVRDVARVVHIPFAVGGGIETLDDMYRVLLAGAEKVSVNSLAVKNPDIIAEGARIFGSQCIVLGMDPVKADDPKFPSGYEITIRGFRERTGMDALEWAKRAEDLGVGEIVVNSVDADGTRDGFELHLTRMISTSVHIPVVASGGAGSPQHLVDVFNKGKADAAIIASMIHTGEYTIRQIKDELVKAGVPTREKW, via the coding sequence ATGTTAAGCAAGCGAATAATCCCATGCCTGGATGTGCGCAATAAAAAAGTCACCAAGGGCGTGAAATTCAAGAATAATGTCGAACTGGGCGACCCGGTCGAGATGGCTGTTGCCTACTCCGACGGCGGCTGCGATGAGCTTGTCTTCTACGATATCACAGCCTCAGCCGAGCGCAGACCGATCGATATTGAGATGGTCCGCGATGTCGCGCGTGTCGTGCATATCCCGTTTGCAGTCGGCGGCGGCATAGAGACCTTGGACGATATGTATCGCGTGCTCCTCGCGGGCGCGGAAAAGGTGTCGGTGAACTCGCTTGCAGTCAAGAACCCCGATATCATCGCCGAGGGGGCAAGGATATTCGGCTCACAGTGCATAGTGCTGGGTATGGACCCTGTTAAGGCCGACGATCCTAAGTTTCCGAGCGGCTATGAGATCACTATTCGGGGCTTCCGTGAGCGCACCGGCATGGATGCTCTTGAGTGGGCCAAGCGCGCAGAAGACCTCGGGGTAGGGGAGATTGTAGTCAACTCAGTGGATGCAGACGGCACTCGCGACGGCTTTGAGCTTCATCTTACCCGAATGATATCAACCAGCGTGCATATACCAGTAGTCGCTTCAGGCGGCGCAGGCTCGCCGCAACACCTCGTCGACGTCTTCAACAAAGGCAAAGCCGACGCCGCTATCATTGCCAGCATGATCCATACAGGCGAATACACTATCCGGCAGATTAAGGACGAATTGGTCAAGGCTGGTGTGCCGACCAGAGAGAAATGGTAG
- the hisH gene encoding imidazole glycerol phosphate synthase subunit HisH, with translation MIAIVDYKAGNLTSVRLALEHIGAACEVTNDPERIQLADRVIFPGVGAAAEAMRNIRKLNLLDPLKDAVKSGRPFLGICLGTQVIFEHSEEDGGVDCIGLVPGEVKRFVTTDRSCKIPQMGWNTVEFKRAHPIFDGIEDRSEFYFVHSYYPDSSDEAYIVGETEYAGVRFASAVGKDNLIATQFHPERSGRIGLRLLENFSKWDGKC, from the coding sequence TTGATAGCGATAGTAGACTATAAAGCAGGCAATCTGACAAGCGTGCGGCTCGCCCTGGAGCATATAGGTGCCGCGTGCGAGGTCACAAACGATCCCGAGAGGATTCAACTTGCCGACCGGGTAATATTCCCCGGCGTCGGAGCAGCAGCCGAGGCTATGCGAAATATCCGTAAGCTCAACCTGCTTGATCCGCTCAAAGACGCTGTCAAAAGCGGCAGGCCGTTTCTGGGCATATGCCTTGGCACACAGGTTATATTTGAGCATTCCGAAGAGGACGGCGGGGTAGACTGCATTGGTCTTGTGCCTGGCGAGGTCAAGCGCTTTGTCACGACTGACCGTTCGTGCAAGATTCCGCAGATGGGCTGGAATACAGTCGAGTTCAAGCGGGCGCATCCAATTTTTGACGGCATAGAGGACCGCAGCGAGTTCTACTTTGTCCACAGCTACTATCCCGACTCCTCGGATGAAGCCTATATCGTCGGCGAGACGGAGTATGCGGGTGTGCGCTTTGCTTCGGCTGTAGGTAAAGATAATCTCATCGCGACTCAGTTTCACCCGGAGCGCTCGGGTCGTATAGGTCTGCGGCTCCTCGAAAACTTCAGCAAGTGGGACGGCAAATGTTAA
- the aspS gene encoding aspartate--tRNA ligase has product MEHRTKYCGEVSAEDIGKQVTLHGWVNSNRDHGGLIFIDLRDREGLVQTVIDPEEQPEAFKIAESVRSEFVLEVVGTVAHRPEGTENPNIPTGQVEVHIEKLDILNTSLTPPFAIQDGITTDEMVRLKYRYLDLRRPEMQRRLILRHKMVKLMRDYMDERGFIEVETPVLIKSTPEGARDYLVPARLYPGSFYALPQSPQQLKQLLMVSGIDRYFQIAKCFRDEDPRADRQPEFTQLDVEMSFVKKEDLFDIMEPLMTEIVEKISDKKLMFKPFPRLTYQDVIDRYGIDKPDLRFGMELFDLTDIGHASEFKVFQSAEQVKGITAEGCANYSRSQIDELTDFVKKHRAKGLATIALTEDGSIKSPIAKFFKEDEIKSIIERAGAKTGDLILIVADKPKVVADSLANLRNLMGTRLGLRDDSILAMAWVIDFPLVEWKEEEGRWDAAHHPFTMPMEEDMDLMDTDPGKVRSQAYDLVCNGSELASGSIRIHRRDIQNKVFNLMNYTDEEVQARFGHMLDAFEYGAPPHGGIAPGIDRLVMLLTDDDNIRQVMAFPKTASGIDPMTNAPSPVDDAQLKELHIECVED; this is encoded by the coding sequence ATGGAACACAGAACAAAATACTGCGGTGAAGTATCCGCTGAAGATATCGGAAAGCAGGTGACCTTGCACGGTTGGGTCAACAGCAATCGCGACCACGGCGGGCTTATCTTTATTGACCTGCGTGACCGTGAGGGCCTGGTGCAGACGGTTATCGACCCCGAAGAGCAGCCCGAGGCGTTCAAGATCGCCGAGAGCGTGCGAAGTGAGTTTGTGCTGGAGGTCGTCGGCACTGTCGCGCATCGACCGGAGGGCACCGAAAACCCCAATATACCGACGGGCCAGGTAGAAGTCCATATCGAGAAACTGGATATACTCAACACCTCGCTCACGCCGCCTTTCGCGATTCAGGACGGTATCACAACCGACGAGATGGTCAGGCTCAAATACCGCTATCTCGACCTCAGGCGTCCGGAGATGCAGAGGCGGCTGATACTGCGCCATAAGATGGTCAAGCTCATGCGCGACTATATGGACGAGCGCGGCTTCATCGAGGTGGAGACCCCGGTCCTGATCAAGAGCACACCCGAGGGCGCACGGGATTATCTTGTGCCCGCACGGTTGTATCCGGGCAGTTTCTATGCCCTGCCGCAGAGCCCGCAGCAGCTCAAACAACTCCTGATGGTGTCCGGGATCGATAGATATTTCCAGATTGCCAAGTGCTTCCGAGATGAAGACCCGCGTGCGGACAGGCAGCCTGAGTTCACCCAGCTCGACGTAGAGATGTCGTTCGTTAAGAAAGAGGACCTCTTCGATATAATGGAGCCTCTGATGACCGAGATTGTGGAGAAGATTTCGGACAAGAAACTGATGTTCAAGCCCTTCCCGAGGCTCACATATCAGGACGTGATCGATCGCTACGGCATCGATAAGCCCGACCTGCGCTTCGGCATGGAGCTTTTCGACCTCACCGATATCGGCCATGCCAGCGAGTTCAAAGTCTTCCAGAGCGCCGAGCAGGTCAAGGGTATCACAGCCGAGGGTTGCGCAAACTACAGCCGTAGCCAGATAGACGAGCTAACCGACTTTGTTAAGAAGCATCGCGCTAAGGGTCTGGCAACCATCGCACTTACCGAGGACGGCAGCATCAAGTCGCCAATAGCCAAGTTCTTCAAAGAAGACGAGATCAAGTCTATCATAGAGCGCGCGGGAGCAAAGACAGGCGACCTGATACTTATCGTCGCCGACAAGCCCAAGGTCGTGGCTGACTCTCTGGCAAATCTGCGCAACCTGATGGGCACGCGCCTCGGCCTGCGTGACGACAGCATTCTTGCTATGGCATGGGTCATAGACTTCCCGCTAGTGGAGTGGAAAGAAGAAGAGGGACGCTGGGACGCCGCTCATCATCCGTTCACTATGCCTATGGAAGAGGATATGGACCTGATGGACACCGATCCGGGCAAAGTCCGCTCCCAGGCGTATGACCTGGTCTGCAACGGCAGCGAACTGGCCAGCGGCAGCATCAGAATTCATCGAAGAGATATTCAGAACAAAGTCTTTAACCTGATGAACTACACCGATGAGGAAGTCCAGGCGCGGTTCGGCCATATGCTCGATGCGTTTGAATACGGCGCTCCGCCGCATGGAGGCATCGCCCCCGGCATCGACAGGCTGGTCATGCTGCTTACGGATGATGACAACATCCGCCAGGTCATGGCCTTTCCGAAGACAGCCAGCGGCATCGACCCGATGACCAACGCGCCTTCACCGGTAGATGATGCGCAGCTCAAGGAGTTGCATATAGAGTGCGTAGAGGACTGA